TCCTATATTCTTCATGTCGACATCCACCACTATACAACAAACACTCACAGAAACCTCTCTCATACTCACTCCTTCATTCAACTTCCCTGTGACAAGCTCTCTCACTCCTTCATCCTCCGTTGTGTCTTCATCAATAATGACTTCTTCCCCAGTCACAAGTGACTTCCTCACTCCAGAAAGTACCGATATTTTCTTTCCTATGACAAGCAATGTTTTGTTTCCTGCAACTAGTGACTCTGCGGCTACAAGTACGACTATCTTTGTTCCTACTACGACCGATGTTTTATTTCCTGAGACAAGTAGCAtaaacattttgtttcctATGACTACTGACTTAGTTTCACCTACTACGACTAGTGACTTTGTTTCGCCTACTACAAGTAGCATCATTTTCAATCCTACTACGACTGATTTATTGTTTCCTGAGACAAGTAGCATGGATATTTTACTTCCCACAATTAGTGACTTCATTTCACCTACTGCAAGTAGCCTTGTCTTTGTTCCTACTACGACTGATATCCTCTTTCCAGAGACCAGCAGCATTGACGTCTTGTTTCCGGAAACTACAAGCATGGATTTCTTCCCGGAACCAACTACAACCATTACTTCATTAGAGCTAACTCCCACACCCTCGTCCATTATCTCCTCGTCTACACTGTCCTCACCCATTTTTTCTTTGTCTCGATTCACCAGCCCCTCTCTGCAGCTGACAACCACCTCTGCAGCTATATCTCTATCTCCAACACCTCTAATAACCATCGCTCCATCGTCTGCTCCATTTACTTCTACTGCCACATCTACCTCAACACTCACTGACACCACACTACTACCTTCACTAAGCACACGATCCATACCCACAACGACAGTGGATATTACAGAGACAATAATTTTCCCTACCCTGACTACAGATTTTATCATGCTGTTTCCATCTACTCCGATATTTTCATCCTCAATTCCTTCCAGTAGTAATATTCCTACATCAATTACACCGTCTATTTCACCGACACCAACCCCAATTTTATTGCCGTGTGAATTTACTGACTGTGGTAATGGAACATGTATTAATCTCGAACAAGACTTTATTTGTGAGTGTTTTAACGGATGGACTGGCCAATTTTGTGATATTGACATCGATTATTGCTCTTTGGAACTAAGCTCTTCAGGATTTTCAGGGGCTATGGCTCTTGAGCCTTGCGACGTACAAGGCACTAGTGAATGTATCGATGGCAACTCAACATACACTTGCGTGTGCTTACCTGGCTTCACTGGCCGAAACTGCTCAGTAGATATCGATAATTGTGTTCCCGAACCTTGTCTGAACAATGGCACCTGTGTGAACGAACTGGGCATGAATTTTAGTTGTCAATGCGGTAGTGAATACACTGGTCCCTTCTGTGAGATAGACCTAACTCCTTGCTCGCCAAATCCTTGTTCTATTAATGAGATATGTACAGACCTTGGAAGCGGTATATTCGAGTGTGTCAATATAACTACCTCAACTCTGTTGGTGTCGCGTACTAGCATTCCAATTCTAACACCTATTGCATCAAGTTCAATTGCACTAACCAGCTCAATTCAGACCTCAATTGTGTCAACTTCTATTCAGACCTCAAGTTCCGAATCAAGTATTACTTCAACTCGCTCCATCGCATCAAGTGTCTTCATTGCACCTACACCTACGCCTTCTCCTAATGTTTCAATATGCGATTTTGTCAGCTGTGGAAACGGAACTTGTTTTGATCTTGGAAGCGATTTTCGATGCGGATGCTTTCCCGGATGGACGGGGGAGCTTTGTGACATAGACATTGATTATTGTACTGACGAACCATGTGACATCAATGGTACCATGGCTTGCATAGACGGAATTTCTACGTACACCTGTAATTGTGTTCTCGGCTACACTGGTAGAAACTGTTCTAttgatattgatgagtgtgctGTGGAGCCATGCTTAAACAATGCAACCTGTGTTAACGGCTTGTTCGGTCAATTTGTTTGCATTTGTCCCGAAGGTTTTACTGGACCACTGTGTGGTATAAATGTCAACCCTTGTTCCTCTAATCCAtgcaaagaagaagaaatATGCGTTATTAAACAGGATGGAACATTTATTTGCATATTCGATGTTACTCCTTCTCCCACGGTTACAATTATGTCAACTTTGGAATCCATACCTACCACTATTACTGCAACAAGCTCAATGGTTACATCATCTTTTGTAATGACGTCTTCAACTCCTctccccacacccaccccctcacctgaAAACACACCCCCTGTGTCGCTCAATCAAATTGGCACTCTTCTTGTAAACGAAGGACAAGCATTTCAATTTACAGTACCTGAAAATACTTTCTTTGATCAGGAGAGTGGAACGACTAGTCAATTGCAGCTCTCACTTCTTGACTCCAGCGGAAATAGCCTACCCAATACGACATGGATTCAGCTGCGATACTTATCAGGAGGTGTGCTCGTTATTGAAGGGTTGCCATTAAATAATCAGTTGGCATCTGGGTTGCTCACTGATTATGTTTTCTTATTGAGAGCCGAAGACATTAACGGAGGAGTTGCTCATGATCTAGTAACAGTCCGTATAATCCCAGCAGCACAACCGATCAATAATTTGTTGATGGTATTCTTTGAGGGAGAATTTGAACTCTTCAATCAAAATCTCACTGCAAAAATTGATCTCTATAATGTTTTATCGTCGTTTGGACCTACCGGAAATTCTGACATCTATATTGGGTCATTCTCAAGCGGAAGTATTGCAGTGTCCTTTACAAATCTCTCTATAGCAAATGGTGACTGTTTTGCTTTCTTAGATTGGGCACAAGAAATAATAACTATCTCTGATGATCAGAATACATATACAGATCGCTTCATTTCAACTGTGTTACCATTTGTGCCCACAAACGTACCACAAATTGACGGGCCATGCCGAGATTTCGTTGCAACTCCTGGCACTGATACACCACAAACTCCAGCTCTAAATCCTATACCAGTAACCGATCAAATTCTCCTACTAGCTACAGTGATACCGGCCGTCATACTAGCTTGCTTATGTCTCTGCTGCGGTATCATAGCTTGCATACTGTATCGAAGAAGGCGTTCAGAGCGCGAGCAACTTTTCAATCCTTCGATGAAGAGAGCATTCTTACATCGTCGTCCAGTCATACTAGCTGGTGAGCTTGACCTTCCACAAAGAGGCAGACGCCCGGTAATTCTTATCAACGAGCAAGCACTACGTGAACAGAGACGACGACTGTTACTAGAAGAAGCCGTCGAAGATGAAGAGGACAGTGACAGTGACCGAGACGATATGCGAGCTATGCCGTTGCCACAGAGTCTAGTCGAAAGATTATTGCCGCAGCCTGAAGTCCTACCTCCACCATATATAGATCCACCAGTCTATCACTACGCCCGGCATAGGTTCAATTATTAAACAATTCGTAACTATTTTAGTTAAGTTTGCACCACACTTTTTATTCCACTTCTCTCTCTCATGAAATATTTCTtgttatgtatacatgcatgtgaaactgcatgctgcatgctCTAGTGTTAAAAAAACAGCTAGATTTATACTCTGATCTAGATATTATAGCTATCTACGATATAGACTAGCTGTGATGGCTTGTGAAGCCGGAGCAAGCTAATTTCTGCAAGAatttggggggaggggctggtaaATCAAAGTGTTTATTATTTACGCCCTCAAAGTGTACAGTAGGGGTGGATGTTAGCTAGATCTGCCAGTGTGGGATATCGCCATGACAGAGCTGGAAGAGAGCCATCAGTTCACTGCAGAAGATGAAGAAGAGAAGGCAGAGCGGGCGAAAGAGTTTCTGAGCACTCTGAACAGAAAGAGACCGTCCAGGAAACGCTACAATGTTGGAGCTAGAGTGTCCACAGGTcaatgtactacaatagtgacTTGTCTAGCTGCTGCTTGTTGTTGAGAGCTGTAGTGTTGTCCTGTTAGCAGCATGTGCAAGCTGTTGTTAGTCGCAATCCAAGATCTATTCTAGTCTAGTCGAAGATCTAAAAAGATATACTAGATCTAATATTGCCTTTGTTATCCCATTGCATGAGCATTGTGAATCTCTTTCAGGTGGTGGTTTAGATCGCTCTGCACAATTCACTGCAAGTAGCTCCGCATTCGAGGCGAGTGCTGCTCCGTTTGGTAACCCCTTCACGACCAGTGTCTCCCCCAGTAATGTCTCCGTAGATGGGGCACATTTGGGAACTGTGGGAGGCGATTCAATATTCAGAGAGATTAACGAAAAAGATAGCCTCTCAAAGGTATCGCTATTTCATATGTTTTTCAGTGTTATATTGTTTCTATTCGCAGAGCATTTAtataacccccctcccccccacacacacactcatacatcTCTACCTAACACACTAGGTTCGTAACTGTCTTGAGAACACCATCCCCCAGCCGATACGCAActccctcctcccccctcGCACTGCGGCCGGTTGGCGAAGGTTTCTCTTTGTCCACTTGCCCGTCCTCCATTGGCTGTGGCTATATAAACCCAAGCAGATAATCGGTGACCTCATTGCTGGGATCACTATAGGAGTCACTCACATACCCCAAGGTATCATAAAACGCTTGtaaatgtatgtataattgtaaACTGCCTTGCATAAGTGTATCTATAATCGTTGCATGTGTTATTGTGTACAATTGGTTGAAATGTATACTCTatctgctaaacacacacatacatgccaCTCTCACTAACTGTTGCGCTAACTATGATGACACAGTTTCCTTGTATACCCAACACCACTGTAGGTATTGGTTTTGCACTGCTGGCTTTCCTGCCCCCTGTGTATGGCCTCTACTCGTCCTTTGTTCCCGTCATTGTCTACTCGATCTTGGGTACCTCCAAACACATCTCAGTGGGTAAGACTCCAAACACAAATTCTCTCCAATTAAAAAAATTAAGATTGCACTAATGAATGGTAGCGGTTCCTAGTTCTTAGGAAGCAatgtatcattataattatgccctcgggtgactataaaattataatgccTTCTGTTGGTCTTAAGAGATGGGTACATGTATCGCTCAAATCATTTGCTCTTCTATCCACACAGGCACATTCCCTGTAGTAGCGCTAATGGTTGGTAATGCTATCACTCGCCTCACTAACGACCTCCCTGAGTGCATGACCAACTCCACACTTATGGAGGGCATGATGGACAACAGCACTGATGACCCGTGTGCACTCAGTGACTGTGATAGCTTGAGGGTGGAGATTGCAGTCACCATTAGTCTAATGGTCGGAATACTCATGGTGAGAGGAATTGaacgactataattatatagctcttTGTTGATGATGAATATTTTGAGGGAATTTTAAGCATAGTTGACTTAATTGCTCCCTGTTTCTGCAATTAGGATCTATTATAATGGATTAAGAATGCAATTTTGTAATACAAAGGTGCATACATGCAATTACTATACAATGTTAATGCTACtttgacacacacactactactAGATCGTCATGAGTCTACTAAGGTTTGGGTTCATCACCCTCTTTCTCTCCGATGCTCTTGTCAGTGGCTACACAGCTGCTGCAGCCTTTACCATCTTCATCACTCAAGTGGCGGCCATCTTCGGGCTGAACCCTGAGCAAGCAGCTCTGCCAGCTGGGATGCCTTTCTTTACAACTCCTCAGGTGAGCTAAGTGGTTCTGTCTGTTGCTGTCTCTATGATTATACTCGTGGGTGGATCCCTCTCTCTTTAATTTCTGTATCTATGCTTCGTAACGTATTGATCTACTGTTGCAGGACGTTTTCAATTACGCTGCTAGGGCATAATGCATATGTTTCTCGAATATTTTATTGAGTGGTCCCCTTTAAATTATCCATATTTCAGTTCTGtaataatttttgtttttgtatttGTACTCCCCCCCACACCTCTACTCAGAGGGTGATTACGTACAGTCGTCTGATTTTCACGGGACAGTTGAACTGGGCAGCTGTCATCACGTCCATAGTTTGCATCCTGATACTAATAGGACTAGATTTTATCAACTCATTGCTACGGAAGCACGTCAGAGTTATCCCCCTTCATATTCCGGCACAGTTGGTCGTGGTAAGTCCTTACAAACTCTTATCAGTGAAATGTTAAATGTGCATGGGTAGCTAAAAACTGGTTTTGGATGTCATTTTATGTTCGGCAGGTTATTCTGGCAACTGGGGTGTCGTATGGTGCTATGCTCAATGAAAGGTTCGAGTTGCCAATCATCAACAACCTAGGAGGAATACCATTAGGGTTGTGGTGAGTCATTGCATGCTTATACTGCGTTGTCCAATGTGTGTCAGTCCCTGTGTGGTAGTCTATTACATTCCGTATCATCTGCATATTAATATTGTATTAACGGTAGATGGTTTCAAAGGTTCTTTGTTTTAGCTTTAATTGTCTCTTTAGGTTGCAGCCTGGCGGAGTTGTCGGAGAGGGTATAAATAATTAAACTTTACAGTGTCTTCGTTTATGCTTTTGTCTCTTTGAATCACAACTGTCTCCACAATTCTCTCCACAAATTAAAACTTGTTTCTTTTCTTTCTGCAGTTTTGGAGTGACTCTGCCCAATGGGAATCTGCTGACTAGTATAATATCCGATGCCTTTGTTATAGCGATAATCAGCTTTGTCATCAACATCTCTCAAGCCAAACTACTAGCCAAGAAGAACAGCTACACTGTCCATCCTGACCAGGTGAGTTTTGGAATAGCCTATAATCTATAATGTAGACTATCTGCATTTGTCTGTAGCTATGTACAAAGGTACGTTGGTGGGTATCGAAGTCCATTTGTGCTGATTGAATTAACGTTTTCTTTCAGCTATAGTCCGTTCTATTACTATATagttcacccccccccacacacattatatcatgacACACTCTATAGGAATTTCTGGCATACGGTTCAATGAATCTTGTTGGAGCTTTCTTTGGCAGTTTCCCGACAGCTGGTGCTCTGAGTCGGACTGTGCTACAAGATGCTACTGGGGGCAACACACAAATGGTCGGATTTATATCGTCAGTGATCGTCTTTCTCGTTATAGAGTTCCTTGGCTCACTGTTTGGGCGACTGCCAAATGTGAGTGCTAGTGTAGAGTATATCTGTGTGATCCAAACATAATTGCTAAGTATTCATAATCTATCTTGCAGGCTGCCCTTGCTGCTATTGTGGTCGTAGCTCTAAAGGGACTTTATCTACAAGTACGGGACATTTACAAGTACTTCAAGCTCTCCTGGGCTGATATGGTAAGTACATATGCACTGGACTTTAATTGTATTGCGGCTCTCATCAAGTAATTATCTGAATTTACTATAATGGTTGTATGTATTAGCAGCAATTCTCACTCAAGAGACCGCTCCGTACTGCATGCATCTACATAATACTACCACTATAATATATCAAGTTAATCTCCCTAAAAAAaactatgtataattatatagacctCACAGGTAAACATTTTTACCCTTTCCCTTCCACCTCCTTTAGTTGGTTTGGATAGTGGTGTTTGTGGCGACCCTTGTTATTGGTTTGGACCTTGGTCTGGGCCTGGGGGTGTTGTTCAGTCTCCTGGTGATTATCGTACGGACCATCTTACCTTACTCCCCTCAACTTGGTGAGACAGGGGCGTGGTATTACCCTCCGGAGGAAAAACTGGCCAACGATGATTTCGATGAAGAAGAGCTGAAGGTTTGTGTTGGGTGGATGGATTTTTGATTTTCATTTGTAGTGG
This region of Halichondria panicea chromosome 12, odHalPani1.1, whole genome shotgun sequence genomic DNA includes:
- the LOC135345189 gene encoding mucin-17-like; its protein translation is METDCSFVEEEQDKTFARDFEHTNLNNDGSSEPYIAICSRTLTGPMTLSAKMHLQSINTDLRTEQCENERHSKLADGLEVISNHTTKQTNLSDHYPRHSTKLQSPKLQKQLSHTSSRQKRPFLHQLQHFAISTLLVLALTIPAHAHSTSPIDQSFSKSLSPSLKDVFYSPETWIIEELETEETLTQKPPLQITDTLAHVGYLFRATIIINSQGLDGNNEQDTSIQFQATEAGKKGLPFWLHLNVRTGELSGIPLEKDQGKIYLILDARIVNSDGSTNHFSEVISIEVAAPSQYPMDISPVYKSTKDCTPKSTFPSHCLPNEISILANILFIRDFRYLKPLHRANLLLSVSDLVGVCSNQIWLNRINWSSKESLKLWSQLAAVDFKNVLTHATILSFVIDCQPIDAIENTVNLSSTVTLMDHALSVCGNGIALDDDGYAMVDCYKWFINREATVLDQSNNILYDEIETPRNRAKRQENDGLDYVYNYDNDIPNTPLTTSVAIASTSEIAPTSTLADIPATSSSNVAKADSSSIADILRAISSSIANNPTSSSLIITDISTTSIADISTTRSLSIAEISTNQFTTIMQTSAAVLPSALLVRVVPSSEIATFMSGQIVPTAVSSTASSSNAAIMSSEFIEAFTTVPQFLMSSAFDFESMTTVMQMIVTPTRSRIFSFSINPSIEILDSTSIFFSSFSSLISLTPTMTLSSIRSTSVSVSPSINLSESPFLTSTVRSTTISISSSSQFSSSSFPRVSTMLTPSLSLQSSLIDISTPRSTVLASTSLRVSSSPFSTAVFTTEMLTSTPTPTPTPTPIPTPTPTVLSLAPSSLIDFSSSIEDISFVFFPPTTTMVIESVASTNVLFTIGSSDIITPTRTVVLMPMPTSELSVSISMFTPSDVETSISIPLTVFTLAPSTSTEAISPSESLSEVFLPPTTTMVPMVTLIPLTSRIPLSSLIPTPSSSSLSTSDFFAMSTTDFFDISTTDFFDISTTSIPIFFMSTSTTIQQTLTETSLILTPSFNFPVTSSLTPSSSVVSSSIMTSSPVTSDFLTPESTDIFFPMTSNVLFPATSDSAATSTTIFVPTTTDVLFPETSSINILFPMTTDLVSPTTTSDFVSPTTSSIIFNPTTTDLLFPETSSMDILLPTISDFISPTASSLVFVPTTTDILFPETSSIDVLFPETTSMDFFPEPTTTITSLELTPTPSSIISSSTLSSPIFSLSRFTSPSLQLTTTSAAISLSPTPLITIAPSSAPFTSTATSTSTLTDTTLLPSLSTRSIPTTTVDITETIIFPTLTTDFIMLFPSTPIFSSSIPSSSNIPTSITPSISPTPTPILLPCEFTDCGNGTCINLEQDFICECFNGWTGQFCDIDIDYCSLELSSSGFSGAMALEPCDVQGTSECIDGNSTYTCVCLPGFTGRNCSVDIDNCVPEPCLNNGTCVNELGMNFSCQCGSEYTGPFCEIDLTPCSPNPCSINEICTDLGSGIFECVNITTSTLLVSRTSIPILTPIASSSIALTSSIQTSIVSTSIQTSSSESSITSTRSIASSVFIAPTPTPSPNVSICDFVSCGNGTCFDLGSDFRCGCFPGWTGELCDIDIDYCTDEPCDINGTMACIDGISTYTCNCVLGYTGRNCSIDIDECAVEPCLNNATCVNGLFGQFVCICPEGFTGPLCGINVNPCSSNPCKEEEICVIKQDGTFICIFDVTPSPTVTIMSTLESIPTTITATSSMVTSSFVMTSSTPLPTPTPSPENTPPVSLNQIGTLLVNEGQAFQFTVPENTFFDQESGTTSQLQLSLLDSSGNSLPNTTWIQLRYLSGGVLVIEGLPLNNQLASGLLTDYVFLLRAEDINGGVAHDLVTVRIIPAAQPINNLLMVFFEGEFELFNQNLTAKIDLYNVLSSFGPTGNSDIYIGSFSSGSIAVSFTNLSIANGDCFAFLDWAQEIITISDDQNTYTDRFISTVLPFVPTNVPQIDGPCRDFVATPGTDTPQTPALNPIPVTDQILLLATVIPAVILACLCLCCGIIACILYRRRRSEREQLFNPSMKRAFLHRRPVILAGELDLPQRGRRPVILINEQALREQRRRLLLEEAVEDEEDSDSDRDDMRAMPLPQSLVERLLPQPEVLPPPYIDPPVYHYARHRFNY
- the LOC135345227 gene encoding prestin-like, which gives rise to MTELEESHQFTAEDEEEKAERAKEFLSTLNRKRPSRKRYNVGARVSTGGGLDRSAQFTASSSAFEASAAPFGNPFTTSVSPSNVSVDGAHLGTVGGDSIFREINEKDSLSKVRNCLENTIPQPIRNSLLPPRTAAGWRRFLFVHLPVLHWLWLYKPKQIIGDLIAGITIGVTHIPQGIGFALLAFLPPVYGLYSSFVPVIVYSILGTSKHISVGTFPVVALMVGNAITRLTNDLPECMTNSTLMEGMMDNSTDDPCALSDCDSLRVEIAVTISLMVGILMIVMSLLRFGFITLFLSDALVSGYTAAAAFTIFITQVAAIFGLNPEQAALPAGMPFFTTPQRVITYSRLIFTGQLNWAAVITSIVCILILIGLDFINSLLRKHVRVIPLHIPAQLVVVILATGVSYGAMLNERFELPIINNLGGIPLGLCFGVTLPNGNLLTSIISDAFVIAIISFVINISQAKLLAKKNSYTVHPDQEFLAYGSMNLVGAFFGSFPTAGALSRTVLQDATGGNTQMVGFISSVIVFLVIEFLGSLFGRLPNAALAAIVVVALKGLYLQVRDIYKYFKLSWADMLVWIVVFVATLVIGLDLGLGLGVLFSLLVIIVRTILPYSPQLGETGAWYYPPEEKLANDDFDEEELKVYRIPKIYIFQFNAPLYFANSGVFRSRLYLETTINPSELSDPKQGCIQQGCLKLCKCCSRSQVSERSIISQMDDEDSSHYIRFEESKQSLLSSTDSEEDEFPYHTIVIDCAPIVFVDSMGANILEQMVREYDSCGVQVLLSAPTTPVCVALKNHGFFNRFSSERLFPSVATAVKYARDGNRVPELEQTDEQDISLATNLERQLLYTARPSLIDTKPIELDHRGRSHSVRHTVRERKETETEL